GTTGTaggggtcaagtcaagtcaagtcatacTCTTtgtcaagtaaagtcaagtcGCAACTTAGTCATCAAGTCATACCAAGTCGCACACAGatttgtttgacacattttttaacTCAGGgacttttattacttatttagaCACAAAGGCCTGATGATgggttacaaaaataaataaattaacttgtgtgtaataaaatatcGTTAAGAAGCACTTTAAatgctctaaaataaaaataaattaaatgaacaagTGAACAAGAATTAATTGTAAGTTTTTTAGACAATAGAATGTGCTGATGTTCCCTTCTCAGGAGGAGTCAGAACTACAGTTAAACTGGATCATTTCTATCTATCAATACCCTGATGTATCTGTGTAAACATGGAGTGAACAGTCACATGTCCCCATCTCAacatatagtaataataatacctaTAATTGTAAAGTATACTCTGTCATCTCATCAGACACCAAACAATGGGTTGCATACTCAAAGTAGAATATcaatatcagaaaaaaaattatcttacTGTACAAGTGAGGCAGTGGTTTTTAAAAGGTTATGAACCCAACATTGTTTGCTCTGTTAAGAGTTATCCACAAACTATTATGATCGTGTTACTCTAGGGCTTTTCATAAATTTTCTAATAtctttaataatgtaaaaaaaaaataaaactatcagGTCATGCCCCAGTATTTATGGAGATATTTACCGTACATCAAACCAGATTTATGTATTTGGCCATAACAACTTTAACCCTTGACCACTTCAATGTTAAACTGTGATGTTTGgacagtttaaaataatgccAATGTGAAGGCAAATTACAGTGAATTGCATTTGCAAAAAATCAAACTGGCCATGTACGCGTAATCTCTAAACCCGAACTATATTATCCTCGGGGGTGGGGCTGGTGTTGTTGCGGTGTACATGTTGTCTTTCCGCGGAGGAATCTGCTGTTTTGGCAGGCGGCAAGCGGCTTCCGGATAGCGTCAAGCGGTTTACGCATGCGGAAGAGTGGATTGGGTTCGCCGCCGATTTATTGGAAAATATATAGTCCattcttaaatatataaaaaagaagaagtgtgtgtgtgtgtgtgtgtgtgtgtgtgtgtgtgtgtgtgtgtgtgtgtgtgtgtgtaagattttaCCTTGCTTTACACTGTTACTGTATGTCAGATACTCCTGTAAACACTTGATGCAGGTGTAGTTTAGGTAGTGCGTCCAGTGTTTGGCCTCATCCTCTGCTTTTTTCCAGACTTTCAGGAACTGCTCAGCTTGAAGGTTTGCTTCAGTCCAGGTTCCACTGCTGAGATTCAGCCTGATGAAATCTTCTCCATCATAAAGGATCTGGAGTGATCCTCTAGTTGTGTGGTCATCACTGAGCTCACATGAGTACGTCCTGGTTAGTGTATGAGctcctgcacaaacacacattgttcATTTGGTTTAAATTgaacatatattaaaaaacacaaacaaacaaaaaactagaACTTCTGGAATTCAGGACAACTCTCTTTACTGCTCACTGTGTTCATTCTTACCTTTGGTTTGATGAAGGAGCTCCTCCACGCGTTTTAGATGATGCTGGAGGTCCCGGTGGTCACCTGACATGCGTGATTTCTCACTTTTCCAGTAATCTGACACGTCAACATCAATATTCTTTATCCACTCTGTCTTTGGAATCACCTCTGTATCGCTGCTGCTGTAGGACACGAAGATCTCCCCGTCCAGCTCCACAGTTGTGGTGATGTTTCGTGATGTGCCGACAGTGTGATACTGCAGCATGTGGGAGCCTACAatcatataaacataatttcatAAGGAATCGATTAACCCTATAATGGCAAATTTATCATATTCATTTTGGACACTTGTCTGTATCCATGTCATTAAATTAAGACTTGGCCTAGtaaaagtcctgacctgaatcctattgagatgctgtggcaccTTAAAAAGGTGGTTCCTGCTTAAAACCCcacaatgtggctgaattacaacaattctgcatagatgagtggaagAGTTAGTTTGAGTTAGTGGATGAGTTAGTTTGAGTTAGTGGATGAGTTAGTTTGAGTTAGTGGGTGAGTTAGTTTGAGTTAGTGGATGAGTTAGTTTAAGCTAGTGGGTGAGTTAGTTTAAGTTAGTGGATGAGTTAGTTTAAGTTAGTGGATGAGTTAGTTTGAGTTAGTGGGTGAGTTAGTTTAAGTTAGTGGATGAGTTAGTTTAAGTTAGTGGATGAGTTAGTTTAAGTTAGTGGGTGAGTTAGTTTGAGTTAGTGGATGAGTTAGTTTGAGTTAGTGGATGAGTTAGTTTGAGTTAGTGGATGAGTTAGTTTGAGTTAGTGGGTGAGTTAGTTTAAGTTAGTGGATGAGTTAGTTTGAGTTAGTGGGTGAGTTAGTTGGAGTTAGTTTACGTTAGTGGATGAGTTAGTTTGAGTTAGTGGATGAGTTAGTTTGAGTTAGTGGATGAGTTAGTTTGAGTTAGTGGATGAGTTAGTTTGATTTAGTGGATGAGTTAGTTTGAGTTGGTGGATGAGTTAGTTTGAGTTAGTGGATGAGTTAGTTTGAGTTGGTAGATGAGTTAGTTTGAGTTAGTGGATGAGTTAGTTTGGGTTAGTGGATGAGTTAGTTTTAGTTAGTGGATGAGTTAGTTTGAGTTAGTGGGTGAGTTAGTTTAAGTTAGTGGATGAGTTAGTTTAAGTTAGTGGATGAGTTAGTTTGAGTTAGTGGATGAGTTAGTTTGAGTTAGTGGATGAGTTAGTTTGAGTTAGTGGATGAGTTAGTTTGAGTTAGTGGGTGAGTTAGTTTGAGTTAGTGGGTGAGTTAGTTTAAGTTAGTGGATGAGTTAGTTTGAGTTAGTGGATGAGTTAGTTTGAGTTAGTGGATGAGTTAGTTTGAGTTAGTGGGTGAGTTAGTTTGAGTTAGTGGATGAGTTAGTTTGAGTTAGTGGACGAGTTAGTTTGAGTTAGTGGACGAGTTAGTTTGAGTTGGTGGATGAGTTAGTTTGAGTTAGTGGATGAGTTAGTTTGAGTTGGTAGATGAGTTAGTTTGAGTTAGTGGACGAGTTAGTTTGAGTTAGTGGATGAGTTAGTTTTAGTTAGTGGATGAGTTAGTTTGAGTTAGTGGGTGAGTTAGTTTAAGTTAGTGGATGAGTTAGTTTAAGTTAGTGGATGAGTTAGTTTGAGTTAGTGGATGAGTTAGTTTGAGTTAGTGGATGAGTTAGTTTGAGTTAGTGGAGTTAGTTTGAGTTAGTGGATGAGTTAGTTTGAGTTAGTGGATGAGTTAGTTTGAGTTAGTGGATGAGTTAGTTTGATTTAGTGGATGAGTTAGTTTGAGTTGGTAGATGAGTTAGTTTGAGTTAGTGGATGAGTTAGTTTGGGTTAGTGGATGAGTTAGTTTTAGTTAGTGGATGAGTTAGTTTGAGTTAGTGGATGAGTTAGTTTGAGTTAGTGGATGAGTTAGTTTGAGTTGGTGGATGAGTTAGTTTGAGGTGGTGGATGAGTTAGTTTGAGTTAGTGGATGAGTTAGTTTGAGTTAGTGGATGAGTTAGTTTGAGTTAGTGGATGAGTTAGTTTGAGTTAGTGGATGAGTTAGTTTGATGTCGCTTATACATCTGTGTGTCTCAGATACATGAAGTTTTAGTAAATAAGCTGTTTGACCGCAAACGGgcgcaatgagaaaaaaatgtattgaaatttcaccaaatggattaaaactaaagtaacgagtctgttttgaaaacgtaagaagtagaaagtaaagatatttgtgtaaaaatcgaataagtgaaagtaaaaagtccaaaagtaaattaaaaaggtaaaaatactgatagcagaaaaatctatttaataacaataaagcagtatttgtacttcattacttccatcGCTGCTCCTTTGTATGTCGCGACATttttagaaagagagaaactgtAGAAAAGAATCTAATCttccacttttttttgcagcagaACGTGTCTGTATCATCTCTCTGTGTCTGGTCTGCATTTCTCTACCACTActtcttaaaacacacacacacacacacacacacacacacacacacacacacacacacacccacactactCCTTAAACCCCTCTGCCACACTTAACAACTCTACAGCGGCCACACTGAGTTTCTTGAGACTTTCGAGATCTTAAAGATGGGATTTGAATtagaaactttattttttttattattcccaAAGTGCTGCATTTCTCAGTGCAGAAGGAGTAACACAATAAATCATCTcacaataatataaaagttGAGAAAACACGTACATACCTGTAGATGCcgatccaaaaaaaacaactgttaaaaaaatgaagaagtCCAGAATGTTCATCTTCCAGCAGGAGCTATGGGAAAGTAATGAATCCGGGCACGCTCAAGCTGAATGAGCCGTGCTTCGTCTGAACTCGTTTTTTTATCTGTCCTAGAACCCCGGGTACCGGATACCACAAAGGAAAGACATTTCCTTTTTTGCTTGTGCTCTTTTATGCAGGGTGTTTCCCCGTTGacacatttattaggtaacaaaatgtgaaatatgttttgtttgaatacATTAATTAGGGCTGTGAAAAGCAATgcgttaaaaaaatcattataacGGCACCAATTTTATGAATGCAGCCTTAtttctgtttgatcatttttattaaaaacaaataaattattagaaAAGATGCGAATGTATTTTTTCGAGACgtcctttctttttcctcggatatatatatataaaaaaattaaaaaatttcaaTCACTAAACATGTGTTTTACTGTGCTCTCATGTTACCGGAGTCTTTAAAACATAGGTATCTGTAATTACTACTTAAGGGAAGAAGGTGTGtacttttataatatatatatataggctatATTAAGTGACATTTtaccaaataaaatattttttttaactaaataaaaggttttatttcacgtttataataatagtaataataataataataataataataataataataataataataataataaatatgttggTTTTCCTGATCCAATCACAGCGGTTCAGGAAGTGCTGCAGGAACAACAtgtgggaataaaaaaaactcctgtTCTGTGTGTGAAATCTGGTACAGGAGCCCCAAAGATTgtaatatttcttatttatgaaacagaaacaaacactgATGGACAATCAGAGTCTCAGGAGTTTTAACTAAAGCAGAAAGAGAGGAAATGTATTGAGTAGACACGAGGAACAGGACTGGGTTtctgcacaaacacaacatCTCAATTTATATTCTCAATAAAGTGGATAAATGAGAATTACAATTTACTTCATGGCTCCTAAAATTACACACGAGTTTCAATCTCCATGTGTGTAGAATTAATATAGAATTACAGTCGAGCTGCTGATCAGCTTCATCAAAATCCCACTTTGGTTTAGTAATGAAACAAATtcagagaaaatgtttttattttcatatcgGTGTATGAGAAACATTTTCAGCTGAAATAAATTACTCAAAAtagtttttgttaaaaaaaatctgttgagatgaaaaaaatgggcagaaaaaaaagagaaaataaaaatttccttTAACTTGAGATGATTGGTTATTGATCAGAAGCAGAACGGCTTCTGTAATGTGCAGCGAACTGGACGAGTTCCagtcaaaacacacactttgtccTCCTgtgcttttactttttttattgttattggcTACATTGTAGATGAAAACATTCAAACTACGTCGGCCTCATGAGGTCGTCACCTGGAACGgctttccaacaatcttgaacATTTCCCAATAGTGTTGAGTGTTTGTTGGGATTTCAGGTGACGACCTTGTGAATCTGATGTAAGAATGTCAGGGGAGAATCTCTGACACTGTACCTCATCAGTATTATGagtaattacaaataaaataagttgaaggtgtgtgtgtgtgtgtgtgtgtaagatttttACCTGGATTCACACTGTTCCTGTAATTCAGATACACCTGTAAACACGTGATGCATCTGTAGTTCATCCAGTGTTTGGCCTCATCCCCTGCATCCTTCCAGGAACTGCTCAGCTTGATGGTTGTCTGCAGTCCAGGTTCCACTGCTGAGATTCAGCCTGATGAAATCTTCTCCATCATAAAGTATCTGGAGTGATCCTCTAGTTGTGTTGTCATCACTGATCTCACATGTGTACGTCCTGGTTAGTGTAGGagctcctgcacacacacacattgtacattTAGTTTGAATTGAACATCTCCAAATATCATctatattaaaacacaaacaaacaacaacaactactgGAATTCAGTTTGAATTGTTCTGAAGAGCAGCTCTGAGCAGGTTCATattcatgtgtgtttgtatttataatagaaaatacCGTGATCTTATACAATaattagaaaaacatttttttaaaataagaacTTGGTATAGTAactgttggaaaactgctgtgtTGTAGGAGAAACATCACATTCAGGACGacattcagaaaataataaacatccgTCACCACACCATCaattaatattattcatttacagAATGAAATTATTCTGCCAATGGTACAAATATGAAGGAATCTATATAAGGCACACGTATGAGCTTCGATCAGAGGTCACACAGAGCACAGAGCAGCTCTCTTTACTGCTCACTGTGTTCATTCTCACCTTTGGTTTGATTAAGGAGCTCCTCCACACCGCTTAGATGATGCTGGAGGTCTCCGTGGTCACCTGACATGCGGGATTTCTCACTTTTCCAGTAATCTGACACGTCAACATTGATCTTCTTTATCCACTCGGTCTTGAGAATCACCTCTGCATCACTGCTGCTGTAGGACACGAAGGTCTCACCATCCAGCTGTCCAGTTGTGGTGGTGTTTTGTGACGAGACGACAGTGAGATACTGCAGCGTGTGGGAGCCtacaataatataaacaatgatTTCATGAGGAATTGATTAACCCTATAACACCAAATTTAtcatattttgctctccataaaaatattttcggtcaaacaccagacgtctcacagcttcatcatgcagctcttcagaaactcttctactttctgtatcttctgctctgcattcaggtttttcagcttctcctgatgttttgtctcgtagttccgtcttggattcaattccttaattacagtcacattcactccataaataacacacacgtgtttaccagCAGCGTCAGTAAACAcctactcagaatcccatcggtttgaaaggctctgttttcagaatccacttttctcttcaccactgtgaggcgctgtttcacaataaatgtacaatagggttaaaataaatacatcaacagaagctcgacttgattgatgctggaatgttcccaggtagtctagagttcagtaaggcagctgaagcagaaagaaagcagtggttaaggcgctgggatgctgatcagaaggttgggggttcaagccctaaTATCTTCAAACTGCAactcctgggcccttaagcGAGACCctaaaccctctgtgctccagggggctctgtatcatggctgacactgATCATGGCGAAGAAACGAagttcactgtgctgtaatgtatatgtgactaATCAAATAATAGGCCGATAATAAGTTTCGCACAACAGCAGCTGcagaaataaatgcagaaatCAGTTCACACAGCAACGGAGTAATTGAATCAGTGATTTGACCCTGAGAACCAAATCAGTTCTAGTCACCAATCATTGAGGCTGTTTTGATCGAGTTTCTCCAATGAATTGAAATAAACAGAATCAAACAGTTCATTATTACAACAATCTTATTATAATATCTTAACCAAGCAATATCATCTTTCTTAATCTCACAGAGTATAACTGTGATCGATTCAATCTGTTCTTTCCAAACCTTCATACATCACTAGTTTTAGACCAAACTCAGTaaacacattattaataaaacatactATGTACAGACAAACACAATAATCCAGAATATGAATGAAACTTATACACAGCGTGTGAAGGAAGCAAGCGGAAATTTCGAAAATGACAACAAATGGCATTTGCATAACGCCTACAAAAGCGACAAAGGCCGAAAGGTTTTCAGTCCATCAgccatttcctgtcactgtgcaGCGtttaccactggtgtatctTTTCCggtctctctcacaccacagacgttGACTAGTTTCTGAATTTCACATTGAGCAGGCAGAAGGAAACACGAAGACGTGGATgaaacagagggagtcagtgatgtgaacatgactgaaaacacacacattcctgatcacctgatcataatcttttctctgcttgtgttctatatgcaTGTTCCTCCTGCCATTTCTCATGAGATGGGATTTGTGTTGCAGTGTCTGAGTGGATAAAGTAGAACTTAAATTAACTGtagaaaattaaaagaaaaatgtattttggttaattttttttctcatatttaaattcagaaaaaaataatttttatgtataaactaaaaaggaaaaagttgAATTTTTCCTTGTAGTCGCAGCTTCAGACACACcggtgtttttttaaattattttatttatactctTTCACCACAAGCACCACGTAATTGTATTGTACGCTTCCTGTTCATAATTATTACACAATTCAATGACAGACTTTACCACCAACATGCTTAGAAacataacaatatttttttatgattcttAAACTTTCTTAACCTATTTGCTCAGTTGTAGAACCAGAAAAAAGACTGTAAGATTTGGTTTGAAATATAATTTAgattaaactaaacaaaaacaacaacaacaacaaaaaaaacccagcttcTTCTCCATTTCCTGCATTCGGCCCTCTACACTGAATTCTGGTATACAACACAAGTGTACAGATCATCCtcttgttttttcctcttttcttgcTTCACACTGAGCTTCTCCTGCAATGAAAGAGGAAACAGCGACAAAtgataaaacaacaaatcagcAACAAGTAACATTCTTCTGCTAGATGTACTTCTAATTAGGGTGGATGAGTTGGGTTGATTTGAACTGCTTCCTGTTTTAGGAATCATAAAATAAAGAACCGTGTCTGTATCTTAGTATAACATTAGCTCATTTTTAAACTGTTACAGCACCCAGTTCTCTCCACATTTTTCTAGTCTTCTTCTCCATTATCTCAAATTCCTCATCTAATTCCCTTTCTCTACACAGAATTGTGGCAGGTGCGCAAACTTTTTATTAAGTGACAACTAAAGAAGAGATGACCCAGTTGCTGCTCCCAGAAAGTCATAGGGGACTGTTGTTCCACATGACGCATCATAATCTCATGGCTGGGCATACATCAGATAGAAGCTTATAGTGAGAGACATAAAATATAGGACCATCTAGAAAGACTGCTTGGCCAGCAAGTAGGTGGTCCTTGCCCTCCGATACTACAAACATGATTCCAAAaatttgggacactgtacaaatcgtgaataaaaaaggaatgcaataatttacaaatcttataaacttatattttattcacaatagaatatagataacatatcaaatgttgacagtgagacattttgaaatgttacgccaaatattggctcattttggatttcatgagagctacacattccaaaaaagttgggacaggtagcaataagaggccggaaaagttaaatgcacatataaggaacagctggagaaccaatttgcaacttattagatcaattggcaacatgattgggtataaaaaagagcctctcagagtggcagtgtctttTAGaggtcaagatgggcagaggatcaccaattcccccaatgctgcggcggaaaatagtggagcaacatcagaaaggagtttctcagataAAAACTGCAGAGTTTGaagttctcatcatctacagggcataatatcatccaaagattcagagaatctggaacaatctctgtgcgtaagggtcaaggctggaaaaccagactggatgcccgtgatcttcaagcccttagacggcactgaaTCACATACCGGAATGCTGcagtaatggaaatcacaacatgggctcaggaatacttttagaaaacattgtcggtgaacacaatccaccgtgccattcgccgtcgccgactaaaactctataggtcaaaaaagaagccgtatctaaacatgatccagaagcgcaggtgttttctctgggccaaagatcatttaaaatggactgtggcaaagtggaaaactgttctgtggtcagaagaATCAAAATTAGAAGTTTTTTtaggaaaactgggacgccatgtcatccggactaaagaggataaggacaactcaagttgttatcagcgctcagttcagaagcctgcatctctgatattatggggttgcatgaatgcgtgtggcatgggcagcttacacatctggaaaggcagcatcaatgctgaaaggtatatccgagttctagaacaacataagCTCCCATCCAGActtcgtctctttcagggaagaccttgcatgccagaccacatactgcatcaattacaacatcatggctgcgtagaagaaggatcctggtactgaaatggccagtcTGCAGTACcaggatccttcttctacacagccatgatgttgtaattgatgcagtatgtggtctggcattgccatgttggaaaatgcaaggtcttccctgaaagagatgaCGACGAAAGAGACTAGCCTTTCACCCTCTTGCTCTCCACCACTGGATCTAGAGGAGATGCTTGAACTGGTAGGTAACATGGAGTGATTCTTAAAggttttcctgtttcctgtttggatAAGAATATATACTAGCCAGAGATGTGTGAGCTCAGATAAAGACTCCCTGTATACCCAACACAACCCCACATGCACATCGCAGACTTACCTCTATATCTTGTGCCACAGaacctgaaataaaacatcagaaAGTTTTGGTGAGCgttccttttttaatttcctGTTCCTGT
This region of Silurus meridionalis isolate SWU-2019-XX chromosome 27, ASM1480568v1, whole genome shotgun sequence genomic DNA includes:
- the LOC124380970 gene encoding class I histocompatibility antigen, F10 alpha chain-like, whose amino-acid sequence is MNILDFFIFLTVVFFGSASTGSHMLQYHTVGTSRNITTTVELDGEIFVSYSSSDTEVIPKTEWIKNIDVDVSDYWKSEKSRMSGDHRDLQHHLKRVEELLHQTKGAHTLTRTYSCELSDDHTTRGSLQILYDGEDFIRLNLSSGTWTEANLQAEQFLKVWKKAEDEAKHWTHYLNYTCIKCLQEYLTYSNSVKQGGGSGGGSDGGSGGGAGGGADEGAHNIIYIIIALVLLLFFVVALIVSYMKRERLQKFFNSIL
- the LOC124380991 gene encoding MHC class I polypeptide-related sequence A-like, whose protein sequence is MSGDHGDLQHHLSGVEELLNQTKGAPTLTRTYTCEISDDNTTRGSLQILYDGEDFIRLNLSSGTWTADNHQAEQFLEGCRG